In one window of Leptospira sp. WS92.C1 DNA:
- a CDS encoding EAL domain-containing protein, which produces MKAQNNITSSLQKSLSYFSDQSIEGIVVLDRAWEVIYSNNKFQHYWTLTNFRILYERMIPILKVKEKLPLDQDTTITSLLREDGELDPAFLLGRTLDLQITIHDLEDSYLIRFKPEESLLDENPKKSEHFDRITNLPNKNYFLNHFRDYISSGNISGKEHYFFLISISNPDAIVSNEDNAYFHAVSVKVSDRLKKYLNQEEFLFKIETDKFLISAAHLDTEAKAEWFAECLVLLFNFPFIFNEREFHLNINIGYSHFTKNSGADLNSLRILKEALHRANVIGPNSYFYYDKNAISETTEKAKIEIDLRKVISRNELEIHFQPIINLKENRIFSMEALVRWNHPQKGKLLPGSFIGIAENSSFIKTIGEWMIWETFRYYENSVLESQNILLSLNLSPKQLGDKNIIPLLKEAGNYYNIQPDRIILEIIEDSFDTYEAYIGKVVNTLRDYGFKFAIDDFGKGYSSLGRLINLPIDYIKLDKIFLFNYFKTSTRTIITSLVNLIQAMDKAIIVEGVENEMQHGLLQELNCDFGQGYHYSRPMEIATAETFVQNKAAFYS; this is translated from the coding sequence ATGAAAGCGCAAAATAATATCACTTCTTCCTTGCAAAAATCCTTGTCCTATTTTTCGGATCAGTCTATCGAGGGAATTGTGGTATTGGATCGAGCTTGGGAAGTGATCTATTCCAATAACAAATTTCAACACTATTGGACACTTACGAACTTTCGCATTCTTTATGAAAGAATGATTCCGATATTGAAGGTGAAAGAAAAATTACCGTTAGACCAAGATACAACCATTACGAGTCTTTTGCGGGAAGATGGGGAATTGGATCCGGCCTTTTTGCTTGGGAGGACGCTCGATCTCCAAATCACGATCCATGATTTGGAAGATTCTTATTTGATTCGATTCAAGCCGGAAGAATCTCTCCTTGATGAAAACCCAAAAAAATCAGAACATTTTGACCGAATCACCAATTTGCCAAATAAAAATTATTTTCTGAATCATTTTAGAGATTATATCTCATCCGGCAACATCTCAGGAAAAGAGCATTACTTTTTCCTAATATCGATTTCCAATCCGGACGCAATCGTATCCAACGAAGACAATGCGTATTTTCACGCCGTTTCCGTAAAAGTTTCGGATCGACTCAAAAAGTATTTAAATCAGGAGGAATTTCTGTTTAAAATCGAGACAGACAAATTTCTGATTTCGGCGGCGCACTTGGACACGGAAGCAAAGGCAGAATGGTTTGCGGAATGTCTTGTTTTGCTTTTTAATTTTCCGTTTATATTCAACGAAAGGGAATTTCATCTCAACATAAACATCGGTTATTCTCATTTTACAAAAAATTCGGGAGCGGATTTGAATTCTCTTCGAATCCTAAAGGAAGCGTTGCATCGGGCCAATGTGATCGGGCCGAATTCTTATTTTTATTATGATAAAAATGCGATTTCGGAAACCACCGAAAAAGCAAAAATCGAAATCGATTTAAGAAAGGTAATCAGCCGGAACGAACTCGAAATTCACTTTCAACCGATCATTAACCTAAAGGAAAATCGTATTTTTTCCATGGAAGCACTTGTACGTTGGAATCATCCTCAAAAAGGAAAATTGCTTCCGGGAAGTTTTATCGGCATTGCTGAAAATTCCAGTTTTATCAAAACAATCGGCGAATGGATGATCTGGGAAACGTTTCGATACTATGAAAATTCGGTTTTGGAATCGCAAAATATTCTTTTATCCTTGAATCTATCCCCGAAACAACTTGGGGACAAAAATATAATTCCTCTTCTGAAAGAAGCTGGGAATTATTATAACATTCAACCGGATCGAATCATTTTAGAAATCATCGAGGATTCGTTTGATACCTACGAAGCTTACATCGGAAAGGTAGTAAACACATTGCGGGACTACGGTTTTAAATTTGCTATCGATGATTTTGGAAAGGGATATTCCTCTTTGGGAAGACTGATCAATCTTCCGATCGATTATATCAAACTCGACAAGATCTTTCTTTTTAATTACTTTAAAACATCCACAAGAACCATTATTACTTCCTTAGTGAATTTGATTCAAGCGATGGATAAAGCGATCATCGTAGAGGGAGTTGAAAATGAAATGCAGCACGGCCTGCTTCAGGAACTCAATTGCGATTTTGGACAAGGTTATCACTATTCCCGACCGATGGAAATTGCTACCGCAGAAACTTTCGTTCAAAACAAAGCGGCTTTTTATTCTTAA
- a CDS encoding acyl-CoA dehydrogenase family protein produces MQHPLNQSANPGLAPFDISDYKGNRGKNFYEEDRVLQTLVEKYSQGYDSTHKKAMLNHLTGYGALVGGVLDELTDASHKEGKYGELVKYDRTGNRIDQIVYSNEQKLSRKISYDYGIVNLNYHSSWKHPFTDLHRYALAYLANQNGEGGVTCPLAMTEGMIKVLEAIGTPEQKEKFLPLVAGEGSSSHFMAGQYVTEKVGGSNVSANRTVARKQENGKWILTGEKWFCSNPGDLWVTTARVEDTNTIGLFLVPRIKDDGKLNGHHILRKKDIIGSRGKLTVEIIYDGVEAEALGRPTHGIVNLIKYVIGISRLHVSLAASGISRRGWMEGYEYAKFRTAYGSKILEFPSLLKQLSDQRIKHTAMLASVFRHVHTPESLKLAGEVLAPLLKYKCSAISTEITYNSILVLGGNGIVGDFSALPRLHNDSIINETWEGTHLLLSEHVLRGFKREKVAKAFFKYVEELTDTKSPVTETIVAKSKLLQGILDNSNSEELDLNRIYISDLAFETFALAALSDVSGTKAPNVKNDLSIFRDGYLDLVNSSMGFAKKDSFSGDMERLKSVIHF; encoded by the coding sequence ATGCAGCATCCTTTAAATCAATCCGCAAATCCGGGTCTTGCCCCTTTTGATATTTCCGATTACAAGGGAAACCGGGGTAAGAATTTTTACGAGGAGGATCGAGTTTTACAAACGCTCGTGGAAAAATATTCACAGGGTTATGATTCCACTCACAAAAAAGCGATGTTGAATCATCTCACAGGTTATGGCGCTCTTGTTGGCGGTGTTTTAGACGAACTCACTGATGCTTCCCACAAGGAAGGGAAATACGGAGAACTCGTAAAATATGACAGAACCGGAAATCGTATCGATCAAATTGTATATTCCAACGAACAAAAACTTTCCAGAAAAATTTCCTATGATTATGGAATCGTAAATCTCAACTATCATTCGTCTTGGAAACATCCTTTTACGGATCTGCATCGATATGCGCTGGCGTATCTTGCAAATCAAAACGGAGAAGGCGGAGTGACTTGTCCTCTGGCTATGACCGAAGGAATGATCAAAGTTTTGGAAGCGATCGGAACGCCGGAGCAGAAGGAAAAATTTCTGCCTTTGGTTGCGGGCGAAGGAAGCTCCTCACATTTTATGGCCGGTCAGTATGTGACTGAAAAAGTCGGCGGTTCCAATGTCAGCGCGAACAGAACAGTCGCGAGAAAACAGGAGAATGGCAAATGGATTCTTACCGGAGAAAAATGGTTTTGCTCCAATCCAGGCGATCTTTGGGTAACGACCGCGAGAGTGGAAGATACGAATACGATCGGACTTTTCTTGGTTCCGAGGATCAAGGATGACGGCAAGTTAAATGGACATCATATTCTCCGTAAAAAAGATATCATCGGGTCGAGAGGAAAACTCACCGTTGAAATCATCTATGATGGCGTGGAAGCCGAAGCGCTGGGAAGACCGACTCATGGAATCGTCAATCTGATCAAATATGTAATCGGAATTTCTAGATTACACGTGTCCCTCGCCGCGTCAGGAATTTCCAGAAGAGGTTGGATGGAAGGTTACGAATATGCGAAATTTAGAACCGCCTACGGAAGTAAAATATTAGAATTTCCTTCTTTACTCAAACAGCTGAGCGATCAAAGAATCAAACACACCGCAATGCTGGCTTCCGTTTTCAGACACGTTCATACTCCTGAAAGTTTAAAACTTGCCGGAGAAGTATTGGCCCCGCTTTTAAAATACAAGTGCTCCGCGATTTCGACCGAAATTACGTATAATTCCATTCTTGTTTTGGGAGGGAACGGGATCGTCGGGGATTTTTCCGCTCTTCCAAGGTTACATAACGATTCTATCATCAATGAAACATGGGAAGGAACCCATTTATTGTTAAGCGAACACGTTTTACGCGGGTTCAAAAGAGAAAAGGTCGCAAAGGCGTTTTTTAAATACGTGGAGGAATTGACGGATACAAAATCTCCTGTAACCGAAACGATCGTCGCTAAATCGAAATTGCTCCAGGGAATTTTGGATAATTCGAATTCAGAAGAATTGGATCTGAATCGGATTTATATTTCCGATCTGGCGTTTGAAACCTTTGCACTTGCCGCCTTGTCCGATGTTTCCGGGACAAAAGCTCCAAACGTTAAAAACGATCTTTCCATTTTTAGAGACGGATATTTGGATCTTGTAAATTCCTCAATGGGATTTGCAAAAAAGGATAGTTTTTCGGGCGATATGGAGCGCCTGAAATCTGTGATTCATTTCTAA
- a CDS encoding HD domain-containing protein, which translates to MPLQLDITYSFQRLLDKSKNVGGRLISRQLTHIVDSFILSKFETSGVGFKSGDEICLIAMGGYGRMEMSPHSDIDLLYLHNGIKEERLSAVISKINTYLYDSGKEVGHSCRTIKECFQYLDDMSSYHAFLDARFLTGSRALFEKFKTDFLEKLPEKRTKNYNEAKEEILSARFLKEDRPILLSEPNLKTDLCGLRDIQYMFWMEKSVRNLPSLGGLSILPVFQRGEIQLLQEAYDFLLRTRIAMHVITSRKTDRLDLNLQQEVAEYLGFGNKSELSSVEKFMHALYRHQKNIYFIIRTYLDSIIEKRKSSEGESFPYEDLHFFKIGDTVFPPVIGTLFTNPHTIYRDIMLSFRMIQEKNLQVSGTLLNEFRFASNFLDDDFKYSSEVNEEFLKILRTPSERGRVLKLMHESGVLGAILPEFGACTNFPLFSYHHEFTVDEHTLLILHELDLLDKGEFQDAEVQKAYQECSKIELLALAILLHDAGKVKEGDHSEYGAELASSVGDRLGLSEEDTELCRFLVEKHTLMSELSSKRDIGDPKLIFDFSRIVGSRERLRKLYILTVIDTKSVGSGVLTNWKSAILNTLYQNTIPYLVSDSESALGEAPGRDVQLDNLKTYLMTKEGLREDISKSVVQFADEVIPASYLNTISNRRILKNFKSIGILSQDSSKGMIFETEQDPAFVTIDVVTANQSEILLDLSCAVSSEGLSLLGMKSYTLGEFWITSVQVIDSAGGGNLSPEKLDRVESKLRSIASGNLKRESIAFARTDWNPRKQTPESIINRSVMFYNGDLPDVTIMEVRMPDVVGLVYRMLQIILHLDLKVRYLRVSTSADYAYDSFYLQTANGTKLEDQDLLLKLRDKILNLQLSEQMLEEISI; encoded by the coding sequence ATGCCTCTACAATTAGATATCACATACAGTTTTCAGAGACTTTTGGATAAGAGTAAGAATGTGGGTGGCCGTCTGATTTCGCGTCAGCTCACTCATATCGTAGACTCCTTTATTCTTTCCAAGTTTGAAACTTCCGGAGTCGGGTTTAAATCGGGCGACGAAATCTGTCTGATCGCAATGGGCGGTTATGGTAGGATGGAAATGTCTCCACATTCCGATATCGATCTTTTATATCTCCACAACGGAATCAAAGAAGAAAGACTTTCTGCCGTCATTTCAAAAATCAATACCTATCTCTACGATTCCGGAAAGGAAGTAGGGCATTCCTGTAGAACGATCAAAGAATGTTTCCAGTATTTGGACGACATGTCTTCGTATCATGCGTTTTTAGATGCGCGATTTCTGACCGGCTCCCGGGCTTTATTCGAAAAGTTTAAAACGGATTTTTTGGAAAAACTTCCCGAAAAAAGAACCAAGAATTACAACGAGGCAAAAGAAGAAATTCTTTCCGCACGGTTTTTAAAGGAAGATCGCCCGATTTTATTAAGCGAACCGAACTTGAAAACGGATCTTTGCGGTCTTCGAGATATCCAGTATATGTTCTGGATGGAAAAGTCCGTTCGAAATCTGCCTTCTTTGGGAGGGCTTTCGATTCTTCCGGTTTTTCAAAGAGGAGAGATCCAGCTTCTTCAAGAAGCGTATGATTTTCTTTTGAGAACCAGGATTGCAATGCACGTCATTACTTCTCGAAAAACCGATCGTTTGGATCTGAATCTGCAACAGGAAGTTGCGGAGTATTTGGGTTTTGGAAACAAATCCGAACTTTCTTCCGTGGAAAAGTTCATGCATGCTCTGTATCGTCATCAAAAGAATATTTATTTTATCATCAGAACCTATTTGGATTCCATCATAGAAAAGAGGAAAAGTTCCGAAGGGGAGAGTTTTCCTTATGAGGATCTTCATTTTTTTAAAATCGGAGATACAGTTTTTCCTCCCGTCATCGGCACGTTATTTACGAATCCGCATACGATTTACCGAGACATCATGTTGTCCTTTCGTATGATTCAGGAAAAGAATCTTCAGGTATCCGGAACTCTATTGAACGAGTTCCGATTTGCTTCCAACTTTCTTGACGACGACTTTAAGTATTCCTCCGAAGTGAACGAGGAGTTTTTAAAGATCCTAAGAACACCTTCCGAAAGAGGAAGAGTTTTGAAATTGATGCACGAGTCTGGAGTTCTCGGAGCCATTCTTCCCGAGTTCGGAGCTTGTACGAATTTTCCTTTGTTCAGTTATCATCACGAGTTTACCGTAGACGAACATACTCTGTTGATTCTTCACGAATTGGATCTGCTTGATAAGGGAGAATTCCAAGACGCGGAAGTTCAGAAGGCTTATCAGGAATGTTCCAAGATAGAGCTGCTCGCATTAGCAATTTTGTTACACGACGCCGGAAAAGTAAAAGAAGGAGATCATTCCGAATACGGAGCCGAACTCGCCAGTTCCGTCGGAGATAGGCTCGGTTTGAGCGAGGAAGATACGGAGCTCTGTCGCTTTCTTGTGGAAAAACATACTTTGATGTCCGAGTTGAGTTCCAAGAGAGACATCGGCGATCCGAAGTTGATCTTTGACTTTTCGAGAATCGTCGGAAGCAGAGAACGATTGAGAAAACTTTATATTCTTACGGTCATCGATACAAAATCGGTGGGTTCCGGAGTTTTGACCAATTGGAAAAGCGCGATTCTCAACACTCTGTATCAGAATACGATTCCGTATTTAGTGAGCGATTCCGAGAGTGCCCTCGGGGAAGCGCCGGGTAGAGACGTACAGTTGGATAATCTAAAAACCTATCTCATGACAAAGGAAGGGCTGAGAGAGGACATTTCAAAATCCGTAGTGCAGTTTGCGGATGAGGTGATTCCCGCGTCGTATCTCAATACAATTTCGAATCGAAGAATATTAAAGAACTTTAAATCGATCGGAATTCTTTCTCAGGATTCTTCTAAGGGGATGATTTTTGAAACGGAACAAGATCCCGCTTTTGTAACGATCGACGTTGTCACCGCAAATCAATCTGAAATTCTTCTGGATTTATCCTGTGCCGTATCTTCCGAAGGTTTGAGTCTTTTAGGAATGAAAAGTTACACACTCGGAGAGTTTTGGATCACTTCGGTGCAAGTTATCGATTCCGCAGGCGGAGGAAATCTTTCTCCTGAAAAATTGGACCGTGTGGAATCCAAATTGAGATCCATCGCTTCCGGAAATTTAAAACGCGAAAGTATCGCGTTCGCTCGAACCGACTGGAATCCGAGAAAACAAACTCCGGAAAGTATCATCAATCGATCCGTTATGTTTTACAACGGCGATCTTCCCGACGTTACGATCATGGAAGTGCGAATGCCCGATGTCGTAGGTTTGGTCTATCGAATGTTACAGATCATTCTTCATTTGGACCTCAAGGTTCGATACCTACGAGTTTCAACGAGTGCGGATTACGCGTATGATTCTTTTTATCTTCAAACGGCTAACGGAACTAAGTTGGAAGATCAGGATCTTTTACTCAAACTGAGAGATAAAATTCTCAACTTACAACTTTCGGAACAAATGCTCGAAGAAATTTCAATTTAA
- the metG gene encoding methionine--tRNA ligase, producing MNSSSQRNPRRILVTSALPYANGPIHLGHVLEGIQTDIWVRFQKANGNECYFFCADDTHGTPVMLAARKEGIAPEQLIERVQKEHHKDLSSFGVWYDNYDSTNSDENRLISEEIYLKLKEKGHIARRSIEQAYCEHDQMFLPDRFIKGTCPNCKSKDQYGDNCEVCGATYSPKDLIDSHCALCGTSPVRKDSEHIFFKLGEFQNFLKHWIENGNHVVEGVQKKLREWLDSEDGLQDWDISRDGPYFGFEIPGEKNKYFYVWLDAPIGYMASSKNFFKREFPNEPGKFDSFWKDGNAEIVHFIGKDILYFHTLFWPAMLHGSGYQTPKNVHVHGFITVNGEKMSKSRGTFINANTYVKYLDPEHLRFYLAGKLSSGMDDLDLSFDDYTARVNSDLVGNLVNLVSRISTSILDQLDRTLGVLSTEDKELLNELLNQPIKSGTGEYAVRDIIKNAYEQKNYARVMREITRLGDTVNRYVNDNAPWKLIKENPEKAREVVTTTLNASRFLAVYLYPVVPKISEQIYKLLNLEGTPQFQDLNLANILEKTKVNPYEMITKRVDEKAISAMLEENKQSVDASKKDEPAKTNESPAKEERLEISIDDLAKVELRVGQIVEAGPVEGADKLVNVKVDLGELGIKNVFAGIKVAYQPEDLKGMKVVVVANLKPRKMKFGISEAMLMASGEGESLSLFIPHRDAKPGDKLK from the coding sequence GTGAACTCTTCTTCTCAAAGAAATCCAAGAAGGATCCTTGTAACATCCGCTCTTCCTTATGCAAACGGCCCGATCCATTTGGGCCACGTTTTGGAAGGGATTCAAACGGATATTTGGGTTCGTTTTCAAAAGGCAAACGGAAACGAATGTTATTTTTTCTGTGCCGATGATACGCACGGTACTCCGGTAATGCTCGCGGCTCGTAAGGAAGGAATCGCTCCGGAACAACTCATAGAACGAGTTCAAAAGGAACATCACAAGGATTTGAGTTCTTTTGGTGTTTGGTATGACAATTATGATTCCACCAATTCGGATGAGAATCGACTCATTTCCGAAGAGATCTATTTAAAACTTAAAGAGAAGGGACATATCGCTCGCAGAAGTATCGAGCAGGCGTATTGCGAACACGATCAAATGTTTCTTCCCGATCGATTTATCAAAGGCACTTGTCCGAATTGTAAATCAAAGGATCAATACGGGGACAATTGCGAAGTATGCGGCGCGACATACAGTCCGAAAGATCTGATCGATTCTCATTGTGCTTTGTGCGGAACTTCTCCGGTTCGGAAGGATTCCGAGCATATCTTTTTTAAACTCGGTGAATTTCAGAACTTCTTAAAACACTGGATCGAAAACGGGAACCACGTCGTCGAAGGCGTTCAAAAAAAATTACGAGAATGGCTCGATAGCGAAGACGGTTTACAAGATTGGGATATTTCCCGTGATGGACCTTACTTCGGCTTTGAAATTCCGGGTGAGAAGAATAAATATTTTTACGTTTGGTTGGACGCTCCCATCGGTTACATGGCGTCTTCGAAGAATTTTTTCAAGAGGGAATTTCCGAACGAACCGGGTAAGTTCGATTCTTTTTGGAAAGATGGGAACGCGGAGATCGTTCACTTTATAGGAAAAGATATATTATACTTTCATACTTTGTTTTGGCCCGCGATGTTACACGGAAGCGGTTATCAAACTCCGAAGAACGTTCACGTTCACGGTTTTATCACGGTCAACGGCGAAAAAATGTCCAAATCCCGCGGAACATTTATCAACGCAAACACCTATGTAAAATATTTGGATCCGGAACACCTTCGGTTTTATCTCGCAGGCAAGTTGAGTTCTGGAATGGACGACTTGGATCTTTCTTTTGACGATTATACGGCTCGAGTCAATTCCGATTTGGTCGGAAATCTCGTGAACTTAGTCTCCAGAATTTCCACGAGTATTTTGGATCAGTTGGACCGAACGCTTGGAGTTCTTTCGACGGAAGACAAGGAATTGTTAAACGAACTTCTCAATCAACCGATCAAATCGGGAACGGGAGAATACGCAGTTCGAGATATTATAAAAAACGCATACGAACAGAAAAACTACGCAAGAGTGATGAGGGAGATCACCCGTCTCGGCGACACGGTAAATCGTTACGTGAACGACAACGCTCCTTGGAAATTGATCAAGGAAAATCCGGAAAAGGCCCGCGAAGTCGTGACTACGACTCTGAATGCGAGCCGGTTTCTGGCAGTTTATCTGTATCCTGTCGTTCCTAAAATTTCGGAACAGATTTACAAACTCCTAAATTTGGAAGGAACCCCGCAATTCCAGGATTTGAATCTCGCAAATATATTAGAAAAAACGAAAGTCAATCCGTATGAGATGATCACAAAACGGGTGGATGAGAAGGCAATCAGCGCTATGTTGGAAGAAAACAAACAATCAGTCGACGCGTCTAAAAAAGACGAACCTGCAAAAACAAACGAAAGCCCGGCCAAAGAAGAACGTCTGGAAATTTCGATCGACGATTTGGCAAAAGTGGAATTGAGGGTCGGTCAAATCGTGGAAGCCGGTCCCGTGGAAGGCGCGGATAAACTCGTGAACGTAAAGGTCGATCTCGGAGAACTCGGGATCAAGAACGTGTTTGCGGGAATCAAAGTCGCTTATCAACCCGAAGATCTAAAGGGAATGAAGGTCGTCGTGGTCGCCAATCTGAAACCGAGAAAAATGAAGTTTGGAATTTCGGAAGCGATGCTCATGGCTTCCGGCGAAGGGGAATCGTTGAGTTTGTTTATTCCGCATCGGGATGCAAAACCGGGTGATAAGCTAAAATAA
- a CDS encoding TerB family tellurite resistance protein, which translates to MPMENLSSLASKVLPGHEFYEKFREEMDPQQEIFQLKMNYAKVLVSIWSYSCMADGIFHQKEGSLVGQMVKALFEEGCIFFDHQVDKTAIISELSDVFENPLPVKTVRNFSEGNPIMAAGFYEDACVIVSMDGGLTKKEREFLDDLSKELEISSMDKKNIENRIFEKKK; encoded by the coding sequence ATGCCAATGGAGAATCTTTCATCCCTTGCAAGCAAAGTCCTGCCGGGGCATGAATTCTATGAAAAATTCAGAGAAGAAATGGACCCGCAACAGGAAATTTTCCAACTGAAGATGAACTATGCCAAGGTTCTCGTCAGCATTTGGTCTTATTCCTGTATGGCCGACGGAATCTTTCATCAAAAGGAAGGAAGTTTGGTCGGACAGATGGTCAAAGCGTTGTTTGAAGAAGGTTGTATCTTCTTTGATCATCAAGTCGATAAAACTGCGATCATAAGCGAGTTATCGGACGTATTCGAAAATCCCCTTCCTGTAAAAACAGTACGAAACTTTTCGGAAGGAAATCCGATCATGGCTGCGGGGTTTTATGAAGACGCTTGCGTGATCGTATCGATGGACGGGGGTCTGACAAAAAAAGAAAGAGAATTTTTAGACGATCTCTCCAAAGAACTCGAAATTTCTTCCATGGATAAAAAGAATATTGAAAATAGAATTTTTGAAAAAAAGAAGTAA
- a CDS encoding SpoIIE family protein phosphatase, translating to MKRSLRLQIISIYSLLTVINLTFVAVMIFENQTDLLIDNFTLESDQIARKILKKIEGLEGQNYEDPEKLAEVESKLLSIGIENFSIISVEDKSVEKFKINLEHGNSASITYLKGKLATLINAKEAINSSYDIELDSENFIVNLIFYLTEKTFLVSQVRVKEILDRLNSLYIQLGILLLWGVVFHILFGIFLYRKIFVRLFILKEVSETMSTGDLSARANWNFSSRDELDLLGTTFNGMVERISSQVESLEHKNNQIQTELEIGKNVQECLLPGNKRKFNLITADLFYKPMREVSGDIYDIIEINDHRTGFFLADATGHGVSAALITSIIHFNIENIMKDTVNPSFIFTQLSEKLFDTLQGSFFATGIFMLFDKEGYAYFCSAGHNPIYYYRKNKSKIVTLNSTGHILGIGIPEEYEVLKIKTEPGDKVLIYTDGILDATAENGEQFGDDRLLDFFQSNVHLDAKEITLALKNEVHTFAKTFPDDVTFGIIEIQ from the coding sequence ATGAAACGATCACTCCGACTTCAGATTATATCAATCTATTCCTTACTTACAGTGATCAATCTCACCTTTGTAGCGGTTATGATTTTCGAAAATCAAACCGATTTATTGATCGATAATTTTACCTTAGAATCCGATCAGATCGCAAGAAAGATTCTCAAAAAAATAGAAGGCCTGGAGGGCCAAAACTATGAGGACCCGGAAAAATTAGCCGAGGTCGAAAGCAAACTCCTCAGCATCGGAATCGAGAATTTTTCAATCATCTCCGTGGAAGATAAATCCGTGGAAAAATTCAAAATCAATCTCGAACACGGAAACAGCGCTTCCATCACCTATCTCAAAGGCAAACTAGCAACTCTCATCAACGCGAAAGAAGCAATCAATAGTTCCTATGACATCGAATTGGATTCGGAAAACTTTATCGTAAACCTTATCTTTTATCTTACGGAAAAAACTTTTTTAGTATCTCAAGTCCGAGTCAAGGAAATCTTAGATCGCCTCAATTCGCTATATATCCAGTTAGGAATTTTGCTTCTCTGGGGAGTCGTATTTCATATTCTTTTTGGAATCTTTCTTTATAGAAAAATATTCGTACGACTCTTCATTCTCAAAGAAGTTAGCGAAACGATGTCAACCGGCGACTTAAGCGCAAGAGCAAATTGGAATTTCTCCTCAAGAGACGAATTGGATCTTTTAGGAACCACCTTCAACGGAATGGTGGAGAGAATCTCCTCTCAGGTTGAAAGCTTAGAACATAAAAACAATCAAATTCAAACCGAATTGGAAATCGGAAAGAACGTACAGGAATGTCTTCTTCCCGGTAATAAAAGAAAATTCAATCTGATCACTGCGGATCTTTTTTACAAGCCAATGAGAGAAGTCAGCGGCGATATCTACGATATCATCGAAATCAACGATCATCGAACCGGATTTTTTCTCGCCGATGCGACTGGCCATGGTGTTTCCGCCGCACTCATAACTTCGATCATTCATTTTAATATCGAGAACATCATGAAGGATACGGTAAATCCTTCCTTTATCTTTACTCAACTGAGTGAAAAACTTTTTGACACTCTCCAAGGTTCGTTTTTTGCAACCGGAATTTTTATGTTATTTGATAAGGAAGGTTATGCTTATTTCTGTAGCGCCGGGCATAATCCGATCTATTATTATAGAAAAAATAAAAGCAAAATCGTCACTTTAAACTCAACGGGTCATATCTTAGGAATCGGAATTCCAGAAGAATACGAAGTACTCAAAATTAAAACGGAACCGGGAGATAAGGTGCTTATTTATACGGACGGGATTTTGGACGCAACCGCGGAGAACGGAGAACAGTTCGGAGACGATCGTCTTCTGGACTTCTTTCAATCAAACGTCCATTTAGACGCAAAAGAAATCACCCTCGCACTGAAAAACGAAGTACACACCTTTGCAAAAACTTTCCCCGATGACGTGACTTTTGGAATTATTGAAATTCAGTAA